A portion of the Tiliqua scincoides isolate rTilSci1 chromosome 3, rTilSci1.hap2, whole genome shotgun sequence genome contains these proteins:
- the PDZK1 gene encoding Na(+)/H(+) exchange regulatory cofactor NHE-RF3, translating to MTSPLQPRECKVTKRENESFGFCLRLEKFKTGHLVRNVVKGSPAEKAGLRDGDRILRINGVFVDKEDHGQVAELVKKSENSVVFLVLDENSYENAQKEGVSFEPLGQKIIAQDQLEHPPLGSPNGAPGLVPQPHLCYLVKKGKSYGFSLKSTSGRKGLFIIDLAPRGPAVKAGVRPNDRLIEVNGENVENDTHEEVVEKVRRSGDRVMFLLSSKETDQYYSRHKMQLKREMATLKFLPHKPRELELKKGKNGYGFYLRMEQNGKGHLIKDIDSGSPAAKGGLKDNDILVAVNGDPVEALDHNAVVEKIRKCGEKTTLTVVDEETDTMYKMAHISPCLYHHATRCNPQAIPSTIQDAVPVQSPRAAEVLTRPTEENQKPRLSKLIKGPNGFGFRLNAIQELPGQFIKEVQKGGPADIAGLQDDDILIEVNGVNVENEDYEDVVARVHQSGNRLMLLVCGEEAYKYYKSQNIPITASMADPPSDDHGDPPAYAEIQAPEPKISLSSSSPPVAAAEENNEEEEEEEDTIL from the exons ATGACATCTCCTCTTCAGCCTCGAGAATGCAAGGTGACTAAAAGAGAGAATGAAAGCTTTGGATTCTGCCTACGCCTTGAGAAGTTCAAAACTGGGCACCTTGTCCGGAATGTGGTAAAGGGTAGTCCAGCTGAAAAGGCTGGCCTGAGAGATGGAGACAGAATCCTGAGAATCAATGGGGTGTTCGTAGACAAGGAAGATCATGGACAG GTGGCTGAATTGGTTAAGAAAAGTGAGAActctgtagtgttccttgttctTGATGAGAACTCTTATGAAAATGCACAAAAAGAAGGAGTCAGTTTTGAACCGTTGGGTCAGAAGATAATAGCCCAGGATCAGCTGGAACACCCTCCACTTGGCTCCCCAAATGGAGCACCTGGTCTAGTTCCACAGCCACATCTCTGCTACCTGGTAAAGAAAGGAAAGAGCTATGGCTTCTCTCTGAAGTCCACTTCAG GTCGAAAGGGATTGTTCATTATTGATTTGGCCCCACGAGGACCAGCTGTAAAAGCTGGAGTGCGGCCAAATGATCGCCTGATAGAAGTCAATGGAGAAAATGTGGAAAATGATACTCACGAAGAAGTCGTTGAGAAG GTAAGAAGGTCTGGGGATAGAGTTATGTTTCTACTGTCAAGTAAAGAAACTGACCAATATTACAGCAGACACAAGATGCAGCTGAAGAGAGAAATGGCCACTTTAAAGTTCTTGCCCCACAAACCCCGTGAGCTTGAACTCAAAAAAGGGAAGAATGGTTATGGATTCTACCTGAGAATGGAACAAAATGGTAAAG GTCACTTAATTAAGGACATTGATTCTGGCAGCCCTGCAGCTAAAGGAGGTCTCAAGGACAATGACATCCTGGTGGCAGTAAACGGAGACCCAGTTGAGGCTCTGGACCACAATGCTGTGGTGGAGAAGATCAGAAAATGTGGTGAAAAAACAACACTGACAGTGGTGGATGAAGAGACTGACACAATGTACAAAATG GCTCACATATCTCCATGTCTCTACCATCATGCAACACGGTGCAATCCCCAGGCAATCCCCAGTACAATCCAAGATGCAGTCCCGGTGCAATCGCCAAGAGCAGCAGAAGTGCTGACACGCCCTACCGAGGAGAATCAAAAGCCCAGACTCAGCAAGCTGATAAAGGGTCCCAACGGATTTGGCTTCCGTCTGAATGCCATCCAGGAATTGCCTGGCCAGTTCATTAAAGAG GTACAGAAAGGAGGGCCAGCAGACATAGCAGGACTTCAAGATGATGACATCTTGATAGAAGTCAATGGTGTGAACGTAGAGAATGAAGATTACGAGGATGTTGTGGCAAGAGTCCATCAGAGCGGCAACAGGCTAATGCTACTGGTGTGTGGAGAAGAGGCTTACAAgtactacaagtcccagaatatTCCTATTACTGCCTCTATGGCAGATCCACCAAGTGATGACCATGGTGATCCTCCTGCCTATGCAGAGATACAAGCCCCAGAGCCAAAG atcagCTTGTCTTCTTCTTCACCCCCAGTTGCTGCTGCAGAAGAAaataatgaggaggaggaagaggaggaagatacCATATTGTGA